The proteins below are encoded in one region of Aspergillus nidulans FGSC A4 chromosome III:
- a CDS encoding uncharacterized protein (transcript_id=CADANIAT00006083) codes for MLRRILPDSFYPPTHSKKQAARATGPPSASPDPDTTAMLGLSELPQNANGENFDILEWYPHYQNCQRYFLDHAQHSSPVQAVSAYVNILLPFQRQPYPVFSATARTPSSTDAELTSGSSSTSNTPPPVSLLPYVRRLVATGMDYPGMLHGFFGDDWQSGIGPLHEKERCNYLLAARSGGWAVVKSEYDISPHETIPFLRPLQGPLEEEVVTAYRSWSEWLLLRDWEIGPRAPDGLQDSSSQSSPPPSAQE; via the exons ATGCTGCGCCGCATTTTGCCCGATTCCTTCTACCCACCTAC GCACTCGAAAAAGCAGGCAGCCCGTGCAACCGGGCCACCAAGCGCCTCTCCCGATCCAGATACGACGGCGATGTTAGGACTCTCCGAGCTCCCACAAAATGCCAATGGCGAAAATTTTGATATTCTCGAATGGTATCCGCACTATCAAAACTGCCAGCGTTACTTCTTAGACCATGCccagcacagcagccctgttCAAGCGGTTTCTGCCTACGTGAACATACTACTTCCATTTCAACGACAACCCTATCCAGTGTTCAGTGCCACTGCGAGGACTCCTTCAAGTACGGACGCCGAGTTGACTTCGGGATCTTCGTCGACGTCGAATACACCACCCCCAGTTTCTCTATTACCGTATGTCCGTCGCCTCGTGGCAACAGGAATGGATTACCCGGGGATGCTCCATGGTTTCTTTGGTGATGACTGGCAATCCGGGATAGGCCCGTTACACGAAAAGGAGCGCTGTAACTATCTTCTCGCGGCAAGGAGTGGAGGATGGGCTGTGGTGAAAAGCGAATACGACATTTCCCCGCACGAGACGATCCCCTTTCTCCGGCCCCTCCAAGGAcccctggaagaagaggttgTGACGGCCTACAGAAGTTGGAGTGAGTGGCTTCTCTTGAGAGACTGGGAAATTGGACCTCGAGCGCCAGACGGTTTACAAGATTCGTCCTCTCAATCCTCACCACCGCCTAGCGCACAGGAATGA
- a CDS encoding glutamate dehydrogenase (NADP(+)) gdhA (transcript_id=CADANIAT00006082), whose product MSNLPVEPEFEQAYKELASTLENSTLFEQHPEYRRALQVVSVPERVIQFRVVWENDKGEVQINRGYRVQFNSALGPYKGGLRFHPSVNLSILKFLGFEQIFKNALTGLNMGGGKGGSDFDPKGKSDSEIRRFCTAFMTELCKHIGADTDVPAGDIGVTGREVGFLFGQYRRIRNQWEGVLTGKGGSWGGSLIRPEATGYGVVYYVEHMIKHVTGGKESFAGKRVAISGSGNVAQYAALKVIELGGSVVSLSDSKGSLIVKDESASFTPEEIALIADLKVARKQLSELATSSAFAGKFTYIPDARPWTNIPGKFEVALPSATQNEVSGEEAEHLIKSGVRYIAEGSNMGCTQAAIDIFEAHRNANPGDAIWYAPGKAANAGGVAVSGLEMAQNSARLSWTSEEVDARLKGIMEDCFKNGLETAQKFATPAKGVLPSLVTGSNIAGFTKVAEAMKDQGDWW is encoded by the exons ATGTCTAACCTTCCCGTTGAGCCCGAGTTCGAGCAGGCCTACAAGG AGCTTGCGTCGACCCTCGAGAACTCCACCCTCTTTGAGCAGCACCCTGAATACCGACGGGCTCTCCAGGTCGTCTCCGTTCCCGAGCGCGTTATCCAGTTCCGTGTCGTTTGGGAGAACGACAAGGGCGAGGTTCAGATCAACCGCGGTTACCGTGTTCAGTTCAACTCCGCTCTCGGTCCCTACAAGGGTGGTCTCCGTTTCCACCCCTCCGTCAACCTTTCTATCCTGAAGTTCCTTGGCTTCGAGCAGATCTTCAAAAATGCTCTCACAGGAC TAAACATGGGTGGTGGCAAGGGTGGTTCCGACTTCGACCCCAAGGGCAAGTCTGACTCTGAAATTCGTCGCTTCTGTACCGCTTTCATGACTGAGCTCTGCAAGCACATCGGCGCGGACACTGACGTTCCCGCTGGTGATATCGGTGTTACTGGCCGTGAGGTTGGTTTCCTTTTCGGCCAGTACCGCAGGATCCGCAACCAGTGGGAGGGTGTTCTCACTGGCAAGGGTGGCAGCTGGGGTGGTAGCTTGATCCGCCCTGAAGCCACTGGATACGGTGTTGTCTACTACGTTGAGCACATGATCAAGCACGTTACCGGTGGAAAGGAGTCCTTCGCAGGCAAGCGTGTCGCCATCTCCGGCTCCGGTAACGTTGCCCAGTACGCCGCTCTCAAGGTCATCGAGCTCGGTGGTTCCGTTGTCTCCCTTTCCGACTCCAAGGGCTCTCTCATTGTCAAGGATGAGTCCGCTTCTTTCACCCCTGAAGAGATCGCCCTCATTGCCGACCTCAAGGTTGCCCGCAAGCAACTCTCCGAGCTCGCCACCTCCTCCGCTTTCGCCGGCAAGTTCACCTACATCCCCGATGCTCGCCCTTGGACCAACATTCCCGGCAAGTTCGAGGTTGCTCTCCCTTCTGCCACTCAGAACGAAGTCTCcggcgaggaagccgagCACCTCATCAAGTCCGGTGTCCGCTATATTGCTGAGGGTTCCAACATGGGTTGCACCCAGGCCGCCATCGACATCTTTGAGGCTCACCGCAACGCCAACCCCGGCGATGCCATCTGGTACGCCCCTGGTAAAGCCGCCAACGCTGGTGGTGTCGCCGTCTCTGGTCTTGAGATGGCTCAGAACTCTGCTCGTCTCTCCTGGACATCCGAGGAGGTCGATGCTCGCCTCAAGGGCATCATGGAGGACTGCTTCAAGAACGGTCTCGAGACTGCTCAGAAGTTCGCTACTCCTGCCAAGGGCGTCCTGCCTTCCCTCGTCACCGGTTCCAACATTGCCGGTTTCACCAAGGTCgccgaggccatgaaggaCCAGGGTGACTGGTGGTGA
- a CDS encoding uncharacterized protein (transcript_id=CADANIAT00006084): MTHWRVLAAVAAMNWGGFFIYDIPASLSTPLSKHLSLSDHQFAFLVSVLYTVYAIPNTVLPFLTGPAVQRFGERAVLLTITSSIILGQLLFAVAVHTRLELGMIAGRVLIGIGGEVVGAGRLGSVANTAIIPRLIELYDVTSATWIATALSLGGVTLGASYLLSITKRSYDYSQVGDENNPKFIVPLSFRQYPSSYWLLALICFLSYGCLNTFTNSAQRFLATRYYHGDQRAAGSALSNIFLLSAHAIFLTGVSTSPTLPLCLLGTADALFSVSFWASVVRSLLPLSLPTETHPQNTPLLKTEDGRTEQVYVSNTVSDNSESAREGFADERRAGGPAVRRSDAVRTLGLGIMSSMLNTSTAVIPVALAVMENLAGLLGLEAVFLTLALAGFLATVRLAWI, from the exons ATGACACACTGGCGCGTTCTCGCCGCTGTCGCGGCGATGAATTGGGGTGGTTTCTTCA TTTATGACATCCCAGCATCACTGTCGACGCCGTTATCGAAGCACCTCTCGCTTTCGGACCATCAGTTCGCATTCTTAGTCTCAGTCCTCTACACTGTCTACGCAATTCCCAACACCGTCCTTCCCTTTCTCACAGGCCCGGCAGTGCAACGGTTCGGAGAGCGAGCGGTGCTCTTGACTATTACATCAAGCATAATACTCGGACAACTGCTATTTGCTGTAGCAGTCCACACTAGGCTCGAGTTAGGAATGATTGCTGGCCGCGTCCTGATAGGGATTGGAGGAGAGGTGGTAG GTGCGGGAAGACTAGGCAGCGTCGCCAACACAGCTATTATCCCCCGATTGATCGAGCTGTACGATGTGACATCAGCAACCTGGATAGCAACAGCGCTCTCCCTTGGTGGCGTAACTCTAGGCGCCAGCTATCTCCTAAGTATCACGAAACGCAGTTACGATTACTCTCAGGTCGGAGATGAGAATAACCCCAAATTCATCGTTCCGCTATCGTTCCGTCAATACCCCTCCAGTTACTGGCTACTGGCCCTGATCTGCTTCCTGAGCTACGGCTGCCTGAACACGTTCACCAATTCCGCACAACGCTTTCTAGCCACGCGTTACTACCACGGAGATCAGCGCGCAGCTGGATCAGCTTTGAG CAACATATTCCTACTTTCCGCACATGCAATTTTCTTAACCGGTGTGAGCACCAGCCCAACCCTCCCGCTATGTCTCCTCGGCACGGCCGACGCCCTATTTAGCGTCTCCTTCTGGGCCAGCGTCGTGCGCAGCCTTCTCCCCTTGTCTCTTCCCACCGAAACGCATCCCCAAAACACGCCTCTTCTAAAGACTGAGGACGGGCGCACAGAGCAGGTCTATGTATCAAATACGGTCTCAGACAATTCCGAGTCGGCCAGAGAAGGTTTTGCGGATGAAAGAAGGGCAGGCGGGCCCGCCGTGCGTCGCAGTGATGCAGTACGTACACTGGGCCTAGGAATAATGTCTAGCATGCTAAATACCAGCACGGCGGTTATTCCTGTTGCCCTGGCGGTGATGGAGAATCTAGCTGGGCTATTGGGACTAGAGGCTGTGTTTTTGACGCTAGCGCTGGCGGGATTTCTGGCGACTGTGAGATTGGCGTGGATCTGA
- a CDS encoding uncharacterized protein (transcript_id=CADANIAT00006085), which yields MQETILITGATSSLATRIVHLLLTKYSSSPQDPSLDENGHEYTLLLTSQNPSKIKLKLPKLTSNTNISIRIRKLDLSNLSSVHDFATAISTDVQSGKIPRLRSIICNASYWNLRGDGELTDDGHEGTFQVNYIAQTALVLRLLGAFNPGSGGSIVLLTCDIHRHWPLRSVLGRARGLEKYPPGIPADLNKLVEVESQSHPQSEPQSPEQILEELQEKPKIRKNEKVEYMPRGIQRYTNSKMALIMWMYALNRRLEADLALNTITAISVNPGTLLNSRALRANTPFRLKFLSLFLMTTVRPSLSLLCRLPFVGRKFKAKKTMRSCAEAASGVVDFAFGIKPDSNNASSGDMDTGADEDGDVNDDSDSEGGYYTLTLPTRDVDLPDTDCLNEERQEALWRKTLQWAGISNVNTAIQVEI from the exons ATGCAGGAAACGATCCTTATAACCGGTGCGACCAGCTCCCTTGCAACACGCATTGTCCACCTCCTCCTTACCAAATACTCTTCCTCACCCCAAGACCCAAGTCTGGACGAGAATGGCCATGAATATACACTGCTTTTAACGTCCCAGAACCCATCCAAGATCAAACTCAAACTCCCTAAACTTACGTCGAACACAAACATCAGCATCAGAATCAGGAAACTCGACCTGTCCAACCTCTCATCAGTGCATGATTTCGCTACAGCAATCAGCACAGACGTCCAATCTGGCAAGATCCCCCGGCTAAGGAGCATCATTTGTAATGCTTCCTACTGGAACTTACGCGGCGACGGAGAATTAACAGACGACGGACACGAGGGGACATTCCAGGTCAACTACATCGCGCAAACAGCCCTCGTCCTCCGTCTCTTGGGGGCCTTTAATCCCGGGTCAGGAGGGAGTATTGTGCTTCTCACCTGTGATATACACCGACACTGGCCCCTCAGAAGCGTGCTTGGTCGAGCACGTGGCCTGGAAAAGTATCCCCCTGGAATCCCGGCAGATCTAAACAAGCTGGTTGAGGTTGAATCCCAGTCACACCCTCAGTCTGAGCCTCAGTCTCCAGAgcagattctggaagagCTACAGGAGAAACCAAAGATCAGGAAAAATGAAAAGGTGGAGTATATGCCCCGCGGCATCCAGCGGTACACAAACTCGAAGATGGCTCTGATTATGTGGATGTATGCATTGAATCGGCGCTTAGAGGCC GATCTTGCCCTCAACACTATCACCGCCATTTCAGTCAACCCAGGAACACTCCTCAACTCACGAGCTCTGCGAGCAAACACCCCGTTTCGTCTAAAATTTCTCTCCCTGTTCCTGATGACTACAGTCCGCCCATCCCTCTCGCTACTTTGCCGACTACCTTTCGTGGGGAGGAAGttcaaggcgaagaagacaatgCGCAGCTGCGCGGAGGCGGCTAGTGGAGTTGTAGATTTTGCATTCGGCATCAAACCGGATTCCAACAATGCTAGCTCTGGAGATATGGACACGGGTgcagatgaggatggagacgTGAATGACGATAGCGATAGTGAGGGCGGGTACTACACCCTCACCCTTCCCACAAGAGACGTGGATCTGCCAGATACGGATTGTTTGAATGAGGAGAGGCAAGAGGCCCTCTGGAGAAAAACACTCCAATGGGCGGGCATTTCGAATGTGAATACAGCGATTCAAGTCGAGATCTGA